One Lysobacter enzymogenes DNA segment encodes these proteins:
- a CDS encoding ABC transporter permease, producing the protein MKKLLSFGRGLLTALALIAGLALWAVAPWPVLVGLAALVALWMLLTRSGQQAASVAGVGISTLRQRLGSSSVVVIGIAGVVAVLVAMLSMAEGYRQTLARTGSADTVLVLRGASAAEVMSTLDLASINVIEQAQGIARGPDGRPLASPETVVAANLPIKGGAPDQDGSVQLRGVGDRAWLVRPQVKIVQGRKFETGKREVVVGSGAQRQFAGLDVGKQIRLGSEQWTVVGVFKSGDAMDSEVWADAEMVAATYRRGASRNAVVAKLTSAKAFKPFKAALAGDPRLQVDVTTTADYFAKQSEGMTTVIRVIGIVVGSIMAIGAVFGALNTMFATVATRAREIATLRAIGFRGLPVVVAVMLETMLLALVGGLIGGVLAWAIFNGYTASTIAGGVGQLTFDFRVTGELLWSGLKWALAIGFVGGLFPALRAATLPVTSALRAL; encoded by the coding sequence ATGAAGAAGCTCTTATCGTTCGGCCGCGGCCTGCTGACCGCGCTGGCGTTGATCGCCGGACTGGCGTTGTGGGCGGTGGCGCCGTGGCCGGTGCTGGTCGGCCTGGCCGCGCTGGTCGCGCTGTGGATGCTGCTGACCCGCAGCGGCCAGCAGGCCGCCTCGGTCGCCGGCGTCGGCATCAGCACGCTGCGCCAGCGCCTGGGTTCGTCCTCGGTGGTGGTGATCGGCATCGCCGGCGTGGTCGCGGTGCTGGTGGCGATGCTGTCGATGGCCGAAGGCTACCGCCAGACCCTGGCCCGCACCGGCAGCGCCGACACGGTGCTGGTGCTGCGCGGCGCGTCCGCGGCCGAGGTGATGTCGACCCTGGACCTGGCCAGCATCAACGTGATCGAACAGGCCCAGGGCATCGCCCGCGGCCCCGACGGCCGGCCGCTGGCCTCGCCGGAGACCGTGGTCGCGGCCAACCTGCCGATCAAGGGCGGCGCGCCCGACCAGGACGGCAGCGTGCAGTTGCGCGGCGTCGGCGACCGCGCCTGGCTGGTGCGGCCGCAGGTCAAGATCGTGCAGGGCCGCAAGTTCGAGACCGGCAAGCGCGAGGTGGTGGTCGGCAGCGGCGCGCAGCGCCAGTTCGCCGGCCTCGACGTCGGCAAGCAGATCCGCCTGGGCAGCGAGCAGTGGACCGTGGTCGGCGTGTTCAAGTCCGGCGACGCCATGGACTCGGAAGTGTGGGCCGACGCCGAGATGGTCGCCGCGACCTACCGCCGCGGCGCCTCGCGCAACGCGGTGGTGGCCAAGCTGACCTCGGCCAAGGCGTTCAAGCCGTTCAAGGCCGCGCTGGCCGGCGACCCGCGCCTGCAGGTCGACGTCACCACCACCGCCGACTACTTCGCCAAGCAGTCCGAGGGCATGACCACGGTGATCCGGGTCATCGGCATCGTGGTCGGTTCGATCATGGCCATCGGCGCGGTGTTCGGCGCGCTCAACACCATGTTCGCCACCGTCGCCACCCGCGCGCGCGAGATCGCGACCCTGCGCGCGATCGGCTTCCGCGGCCTGCCGGTGGTGGTGGCGGTGATGCTGGAGACCATGCTGCTGGCGCTGGTCGGCGGCCTGATCGGCGGCGTGCTGGCCTGGGCGATCTTCAACGGCTACACCGCCTCGACCATCGCCGGCGGCGTCGGCCAGCTGACCTTCGACTTCCGCGTCACCGGCGAACTGCTGTGGAGCGGGCTGAAGTGGGCGCTGGCGATCGGCTTCGTCGGCGGCCTGTTCCCGGCGCTGCGCGCGGCGACGCTGCCGGTGACCTCGGCGCTGCGGGCTTTGTAA
- a CDS encoding carboxy terminal-processing peptidase, with amino-acid sequence MTPKNTRALTLFAGLLLTAPLALLARPDGAAAAATVSTLPNAPTADQATAAKLVYGLLSDSRYAYRPRALDDALSADMYKRYLEALDPNKQFFTAADIGRFDAFKTKLDDAIKSGDLTPAYSIFATYRQRVDERVAYARGLLKQNGNFDFSGSERYDYDRKEAPWVGDTAALDALWKQSVRNDWLRLKLAGKKSDDIAKTLDKRYANMGKSIGELKGEDVFQTFVNSYANAIDPHTDYLTPKSADNFNMTMSLSLDGIGAQLQKQDDVVAIREVIPGGPAARSNLVKPGDRIVGVGQGDSGQMEDVIGWRIDDVVAKIRGPKGSKVRLDVIPAEAGQDSKPNRIVLVRDKVRLEEQAAKSEIIDIPAAGDGPAKRIGVIKLPGFYQDFEGRRKNANDYASATRDVAKLLVKLRADKVDGVVLDLRNNGGGSLNEAIELTGLFIDRGPVVQVREAGGRVSVESDSDTGIAWEGPLAVLINRGSASASEIFAGAIQDYGRGLVIGETTFGKGTVQNMLDLDRWPANEGARFGQLKLTIAQFFRVSGGSTQNKGVVPDLAFPVSVDATEYGESTYDNALPWTKIASVQHTSYGNFAPLLPKLEGLHTARIAGDKEFQWWSQDVAQFREERAKKWISLNEADRRAERDREDAKRKQRQEERKTLGLALDPLADDANDDGLASSERDIVKDAAREKLADKRPDPLLRESASILADAVRLLNADRQLSAQVLPTATRPGHWAD; translated from the coding sequence ATGACTCCCAAGAACACGCGTGCCCTGACCCTGTTCGCAGGCCTGCTGCTGACCGCCCCGCTGGCGCTGCTGGCCCGGCCCGACGGCGCCGCCGCCGCGGCCACCGTCTCGACCCTGCCCAACGCGCCCACCGCCGACCAGGCGACCGCGGCCAAGCTGGTCTACGGCCTGCTGTCCGACAGCCGCTACGCCTACCGGCCGCGCGCGCTCGACGACGCGCTGTCGGCCGACATGTACAAGCGCTACCTCGAAGCGCTCGACCCGAACAAGCAGTTCTTCACCGCCGCCGACATCGGCCGCTTCGACGCGTTCAAGACCAAGCTCGACGACGCGATCAAGAGCGGCGACCTGACCCCGGCCTATTCGATCTTCGCCACCTACCGCCAGCGCGTCGACGAACGCGTCGCCTATGCGCGCGGCCTGCTCAAGCAGAACGGCAACTTCGACTTCAGCGGCAGCGAGCGCTACGACTACGACCGCAAGGAAGCGCCCTGGGTCGGCGACACCGCCGCGCTCGACGCGCTGTGGAAGCAGTCGGTGCGCAACGACTGGCTGCGCCTGAAGCTGGCCGGGAAGAAGTCCGACGACATCGCCAAGACACTCGACAAGCGCTACGCCAACATGGGCAAGAGCATCGGCGAGCTCAAGGGCGAGGACGTGTTCCAGACCTTCGTCAACAGCTACGCCAACGCGATCGACCCGCATACCGACTACCTCACGCCGAAGTCGGCCGACAACTTCAACATGACCATGTCGCTGTCGCTCGACGGCATCGGCGCGCAGTTGCAGAAGCAGGACGACGTGGTCGCGATCCGCGAAGTGATCCCGGGCGGCCCGGCCGCGCGCAGCAACCTGGTCAAGCCCGGCGACCGCATCGTCGGCGTCGGCCAGGGCGACAGCGGGCAGATGGAGGACGTGATCGGCTGGCGCATCGACGACGTCGTCGCCAAGATCCGCGGCCCCAAGGGCAGCAAGGTGCGCCTGGACGTGATCCCGGCCGAGGCCGGCCAGGACAGCAAGCCCAACCGCATCGTGCTGGTGCGCGACAAGGTGCGCCTGGAGGAACAGGCGGCCAAGTCGGAAATCATCGACATTCCCGCGGCCGGCGACGGTCCGGCCAAGCGCATCGGCGTGATCAAGCTGCCGGGCTTCTACCAGGACTTCGAAGGCCGCCGCAAGAACGCCAACGACTACGCCTCGGCGACCCGCGACGTGGCCAAGCTGCTGGTCAAGCTGCGCGCCGACAAGGTCGACGGCGTGGTCCTGGACCTGCGCAACAACGGCGGCGGTTCGCTCAACGAAGCCATCGAGCTCACCGGACTGTTCATCGACCGCGGCCCGGTGGTGCAGGTGCGCGAGGCCGGCGGCCGGGTCAGCGTCGAGAGCGACAGCGACACCGGCATCGCCTGGGAAGGTCCGCTGGCGGTGCTGATCAACCGCGGCTCGGCCTCGGCGTCGGAGATCTTCGCCGGTGCGATCCAGGACTACGGCCGCGGCCTGGTCATCGGCGAGACCACCTTCGGCAAGGGCACCGTGCAGAACATGCTCGACCTCGACCGCTGGCCGGCCAACGAGGGCGCGCGCTTCGGCCAGCTCAAGCTGACCATCGCCCAGTTCTTCCGCGTCAGCGGCGGTTCGACCCAGAACAAGGGCGTGGTGCCCGACCTCGCCTTCCCGGTGTCGGTGGACGCGACCGAGTACGGCGAGAGCACCTACGACAACGCCCTGCCGTGGACCAAGATCGCCTCGGTGCAGCACACCAGCTACGGCAACTTCGCGCCGTTGCTGCCGAAGCTGGAAGGCCTGCACACCGCGCGCATCGCCGGCGACAAGGAATTCCAGTGGTGGTCGCAGGACGTGGCGCAGTTCCGCGAGGAGCGGGCCAAGAAGTGGATCTCGCTCAACGAGGCCGACCGCCGCGCCGAGCGCGACCGCGAGGACGCCAAGCGCAAGCAGCGCCAGGAAGAGCGCAAGACGCTCGGCCTGGCCCTGGACCCGCTGGCCGACGACGCCAACGACGACGGCCTGGCCTCGTCGGAGCGCGACATCGTCAAGGACGCGGCGCGCGAGAAGCTCGCCGACAAGCGTCCGGACCCGCTGCTGCGCGAATCGGCCTCGATCCTGGCCGACGCGGTGCGCCTGCTCAACGCCGACCGGCAGCTGTCGGCGCAGGTCCTGCCGACCGCGACCCGGCCGGGGCATTGGGCCGACTGA
- a CDS encoding ABC transporter ATP-binding protein — protein sequence MDTLVSINHLTKTYQRGPEKVEVLHGINLDIAKGDFVALMGPSGSGKSTLLNLIGGLDNPSGGEITVEGERIDRMSPGQLSQWRSRHVGFIFQFYNLMPALTAQKNVELPLLLSPLGAAQRKRNAEIALTLVGLAERRSHRPNELSGGQQQRVAIARAIVSDPTLLICDEPTGDLDRQSAEDILGLLRLLNREHGKTIVMVTHDPKAAEYATHTLHLDKGTLVEQQPDAH from the coding sequence ATGGACACCCTGGTTTCGATCAACCACCTCACCAAGACCTACCAGCGCGGCCCGGAAAAGGTCGAAGTGCTGCACGGCATCAACCTGGACATCGCCAAGGGCGACTTCGTCGCGCTGATGGGCCCGTCCGGCTCGGGCAAGAGCACCCTGCTCAACCTGATCGGCGGCCTGGACAACCCCAGCGGCGGCGAGATCACCGTCGAGGGCGAGCGCATCGACCGCATGAGCCCGGGCCAGCTGTCGCAGTGGCGCAGCCGCCACGTCGGCTTCATCTTCCAGTTCTACAACCTGATGCCGGCGCTGACCGCGCAGAAGAACGTCGAACTGCCGCTGCTGCTGTCGCCGCTGGGCGCCGCCCAGCGCAAGCGCAACGCCGAGATCGCGCTGACCCTGGTCGGCCTGGCCGAGCGCCGCAGCCACCGCCCCAACGAGCTCTCCGGCGGCCAGCAGCAGCGCGTGGCGATCGCCCGCGCGATCGTCTCCGACCCGACCCTGCTGATCTGCGACGAGCCCACCGGCGACCTCGACCGGCAGTCGGCCGAGGACATCCTCGGCCTGCTGCGCCTGCTCAACCGCGAACACGGCAAGACCATCGTCATGGTCACCCACGACCCGAAGGCCGCCGAGTACGCCACCCACACCCTGCACCTCGACAAGGGCACCCTGGTCGAGCAGCAGCCCGACGCGCACTGA
- the rarD gene encoding EamA family transporter RarD, translated as MNTGTDRRGLWIAVASFVLWGLMPLYWHLLNSVPSLMIVAHRIVWSTLLVSAWLCWKNGRQWLREVLREPRKAGMLAVSGCLIAFNWGLYIWAVNAGHVIETSLGYFIGPLVSVMLGVLFLGERLRTVQWLAIALAFAGVLWLTLQHGRPPLIALGLAISFAVYGLVRKLVAVEAVTGLGVENVYLFPAALALMTWGETQGMGGFFGGWGLGIDALLVIAGALTALPLIGFAYAVRRVSLTAIGLLQYVAPTLQFLIGWLVLREAFDAQRAIGFALIWAGLAVFASEGVLRSRRLAAATNPA; from the coding sequence ATGAATACCGGCACCGACCGCCGCGGGTTGTGGATCGCGGTCGCGTCCTTCGTGCTGTGGGGGCTGATGCCGCTGTACTGGCACCTGCTCAACTCGGTGCCCTCGCTGATGATCGTGGCCCACCGCATCGTCTGGAGCACGCTGCTGGTGAGCGCGTGGCTGTGCTGGAAGAACGGCCGGCAGTGGCTGCGCGAGGTGCTGCGCGAGCCGCGCAAGGCCGGCATGCTCGCGGTCAGCGGCTGCCTGATCGCGTTCAACTGGGGGCTGTACATCTGGGCGGTCAACGCCGGCCACGTGATCGAGACCAGCCTGGGCTACTTCATCGGTCCGCTGGTGAGCGTGATGCTCGGCGTGCTGTTCCTCGGCGAGCGGCTGCGCACGGTGCAGTGGCTGGCGATCGCGCTGGCCTTCGCCGGGGTGCTGTGGCTGACCCTGCAGCACGGCCGCCCGCCGTTGATCGCGCTGGGGCTGGCGATCTCGTTCGCGGTGTACGGGCTGGTGCGCAAGCTGGTCGCGGTGGAAGCGGTGACCGGCCTGGGCGTGGAGAACGTCTACCTGTTCCCCGCGGCGCTGGCGCTGATGACCTGGGGCGAAACCCAGGGCATGGGCGGCTTCTTCGGCGGCTGGGGCCTGGGCATCGACGCGCTGCTGGTGATCGCCGGCGCGTTGACCGCGCTGCCGCTGATCGGCTTCGCCTACGCGGTGCGGCGGGTGTCGCTGACCGCGATCGGCCTGCTCCAGTACGTGGCGCCGACGCTGCAGTTCTTGATCGGCTGGCTGGTGCTGCGCGAGGCCTTCGACGCCCAGCGCGCGATCGGCTTCGCGTTGATCTGGGCGGGGCTGGCGGTGTTCGCCAGCGAGGGCGTGCTGCGCTCGCGCCGGTTGGCGGCGGCGACGAACCCGGCCTGA
- a CDS encoding GNAT family N-acetyltransferase: MSRYVTQAAAPEQIGEILALIREHGPNPWNYLPEVELATHLAGIRRGRTQAMIAVADGAIVAVVTFEPSDAFHRYQPAGREIAWQGHVGEAVVHRAHRGQGLGSRLLTAAVARMRAMGLREIYIERHEDNEGSAGMMRKAGFEVIDVYDDPRRRVVGSGRTSVSRLLALD, translated from the coding sequence ATGTCCCGGTACGTGACGCAAGCCGCCGCGCCCGAGCAGATCGGCGAGATCCTCGCGCTGATCCGCGAACACGGGCCCAACCCCTGGAACTACCTGCCCGAGGTCGAGCTGGCCACGCATCTGGCAGGAATCCGGCGCGGGCGCACCCAGGCGATGATCGCCGTGGCCGACGGCGCGATCGTGGCGGTGGTCACGTTCGAGCCCAGCGACGCGTTCCATCGCTACCAGCCGGCCGGGCGCGAGATCGCCTGGCAGGGCCACGTCGGCGAAGCGGTGGTGCACCGCGCGCACCGCGGCCAGGGCCTGGGCTCGCGGCTGCTGACCGCGGCGGTGGCGCGCATGCGCGCGATGGGGCTGCGCGAGATCTACATCGAACGCCACGAGGACAACGAGGGATCGGCCGGGATGATGCGCAAGGCCGGTTTCGAGGTCATCGACGTCTACGACGATCCGCGCCGGCGCGTGGTCGGCAGCGGCCGCACCAGCGTGTCGCGCCTGCTCGCGCTGGACTGA
- a CDS encoding bifunctional transcriptional activator/DNA repair enzyme AdaA, whose protein sequence is MNAKTPTRKSGPGAADQAAAGASSNAVAGDKLERARQLLDGGELSLTELSAAVGLSPSHLQRRFSARFGLSPAEYLAQRKLGSLRNALREGNDVSAALYDAGYGSPSRVYEAGAARLGMTPARYRAGGAGEQIRWSVTRTALGLALVATTARGICMVELGDDAAALEARLREEFPRAALERVDAGRDEFLAPRVQAVADTLGGGAGEVPVDLIGTAFQKKVWDALMKIPPGQTRSYEEVARQIGSPRGARAVAQACASNKVAVVVPCHRVVRGDGSLGGYRWGLPLKQTLLQRERAA, encoded by the coding sequence ATGAACGCCAAAACCCCCACGCGCAAGTCCGGTCCCGGCGCCGCCGATCAGGCGGCGGCCGGCGCTTCGTCCAACGCCGTGGCCGGCGACAAGCTCGAACGCGCCCGGCAGTTGCTCGACGGCGGCGAACTCTCGCTGACCGAACTGTCGGCCGCGGTCGGCCTGAGCCCGTCGCACCTGCAGCGCCGCTTCAGCGCGCGCTTCGGGCTCAGCCCGGCCGAATACCTGGCCCAGCGCAAGCTCGGCAGCCTGCGCAACGCGCTGCGCGAGGGCAACGACGTCAGCGCCGCGCTCTACGACGCCGGCTACGGCTCGCCTTCGCGCGTGTACGAGGCCGGCGCCGCGCGCCTGGGCATGACCCCGGCGCGCTATCGCGCCGGCGGCGCCGGCGAGCAGATCCGCTGGAGCGTGACCCGCACCGCGCTCGGCCTGGCGCTGGTGGCGACGACCGCGCGCGGCATCTGCATGGTCGAGCTCGGCGACGACGCGGCGGCGCTGGAAGCGCGGCTGCGCGAGGAGTTCCCGCGCGCGGCGCTGGAGCGGGTGGACGCCGGTCGCGACGAGTTCCTGGCGCCGCGCGTGCAGGCGGTGGCCGACACGCTCGGCGGCGGGGCGGGCGAGGTGCCGGTCGACCTGATCGGCACCGCGTTCCAGAAAAAGGTCTGGGATGCGTTGATGAAGATCCCGCCGGGGCAGACCCGCAGCTACGAAGAGGTGGCGCGGCAGATCGGCTCGCCGCGCGGCGCGCGCGCGGTGGCGCAGGCCTGCGCGAGCAACAAGGTAGCGGTGGTGGTGCCCTGCCATCGCGTGGTGCGCGGCGACGGTTCGCTGGGCGGGTATCGCTGGGGCTTGCCGCTCAAGCAGACGCTGTTGCAGCGCGAGCGGGCGGCTTGA
- a CDS encoding efflux RND transporter periplasmic adaptor subunit, translated as MSASADLLKELRIDRNRPAPPSGPGRGLIVGAIVLVLVLAAVAGWFVFGRNAGVQVRTAGVTAIGAGSGGAGASVLDATGYIVARRIATVSAKITGKVREVMIEEGQRVEANQIMATLDPIDANAQRELSAAQLAAAQSDVARVQAQLKEAEANAGRLAGLTQQQLVSRSQYDQAVAQRDSLRAQLLTAQRNVKVSGDSLRISDIGVDNTVVRAPFAGVVTAKAAQPGEIVSPLSAGGGFTRTGIGTIVDMDSLEIEVDVGEAFIGRVQPKMPVEATLNAYPDWKIPAEVIAIIPTADRGKATVKVRIAIKSRDPRIVPDMGVRVSFLEAAKPAGAAPAKPSAMLPNAALAQRDGKDVAFVVEDGKVRQAALTLGRKLGDDREVTAGLVGGESVVLDPPDSLADGAKVRVENAGADSSDTQ; from the coding sequence ATGAGCGCATCCGCCGATCTGCTGAAGGAACTCCGCATCGACCGCAACCGCCCGGCGCCGCCGTCGGGCCCCGGCCGCGGCTTGATCGTCGGCGCGATCGTGCTGGTGCTGGTGTTGGCCGCGGTGGCCGGCTGGTTCGTCTTCGGCCGCAACGCCGGCGTCCAGGTCCGCACCGCCGGCGTCACCGCGATCGGCGCCGGCAGCGGCGGCGCGGGCGCCTCGGTGCTCGACGCCACCGGCTACATCGTCGCCCGCCGCATCGCCACGGTCTCGGCCAAGATCACCGGCAAGGTGCGCGAGGTGATGATCGAGGAAGGCCAGCGGGTCGAGGCCAACCAGATCATGGCCACGCTGGACCCGATCGACGCCAACGCCCAGCGCGAACTCAGCGCCGCCCAGCTCGCCGCCGCGCAGAGCGACGTCGCCCGGGTCCAGGCCCAGCTCAAGGAGGCCGAGGCCAACGCCGGGCGCCTGGCCGGGCTGACCCAGCAACAGTTGGTGTCGCGCTCGCAGTACGACCAGGCCGTCGCCCAGCGCGACTCGCTGCGCGCGCAGCTGCTGACCGCGCAGCGCAACGTCAAGGTGTCCGGCGATTCGCTGCGCATCTCCGACATCGGCGTGGACAACACCGTGGTGCGCGCGCCGTTCGCCGGCGTGGTCACCGCCAAGGCCGCGCAGCCGGGCGAGATCGTCTCGCCGCTGTCGGCCGGCGGCGGCTTCACCCGCACCGGCATCGGCACCATCGTCGACATGGATTCGCTGGAGATCGAAGTGGATGTCGGCGAGGCCTTCATCGGCCGGGTCCAGCCGAAGATGCCGGTGGAGGCCACGCTCAACGCCTACCCGGACTGGAAGATCCCGGCCGAGGTCATCGCCATCATCCCGACCGCCGACCGCGGCAAGGCCACGGTCAAGGTGCGCATCGCGATCAAGAGCCGCGATCCGCGCATCGTCCCGGACATGGGCGTGCGGGTGAGCTTCCTGGAAGCCGCCAAGCCCGCCGGCGCGGCCCCGGCCAAGCCCAGCGCGATGCTGCCCAACGCCGCGCTGGCCCAGCGCGACGGCAAGGACGTGGCCTTCGTGGTCGAGGACGGCAAGGTCCGCCAGGCCGCGCTGACCCTGGGCCGCAAGCTCGGCGACGACCGCGAGGTCACCGCCGGCCTGGTCGGCGGCGAGAGCGTGGTGCTCGACCCGCCCGATTCGCTCGCCGACGGCGCCAAGGTCCGTGTCGAAAACGCCGGCGCCGATTCGTCGGATACGCAATGA
- a CDS encoding DUF6053 domain-containing protein → MNPPRCRTQRLQERREPRPRHFNLAPQAGCRDRGSRRSYRGRGRNVAIRAKSVGPEGPPTNAR, encoded by the coding sequence TTGAACCCACCGCGTTGTCGGACGCAGCGACTGCAGGAGCGGCGCGAGCCGCGACCGCGACACTTCAATCTTGCGCCGCAAGCCGGATGTCGCGATCGCGGCTCGCGCCGCTCCTACAGGGGGCGGGGGCGGAACGTCGCGATCCGGGCGAAAAGCGTCGGGCCTGAAGGCCCTCCCACAAATGCTCGCTGA
- a CDS encoding Lrp/AsnC family transcriptional regulator has translation MNSAPLVLDEFDHKLLELLQQDASATLSELGDAIGLSPSAVQRRMTRYRQEGLMRQVAVLDPTALGSTLAAVWVTMERESAEGNATFHARVRAAPEVQQCYTLAGEWDYLVILATTGVAHCRQVVDRLFLDEGNVKRYDTHLVFDVVKHGLELPTRDAPRAARKRRGGG, from the coding sequence ATGAATTCCGCCCCCCTGGTCCTCGACGAGTTCGACCACAAACTGCTCGAACTGCTGCAACAAGACGCCTCGGCGACCCTGAGCGAACTCGGCGACGCGATCGGCCTGTCGCCCAGCGCGGTGCAGCGGCGCATGACCCGCTACCGCCAGGAAGGCCTGATGCGCCAAGTCGCGGTGCTCGACCCGACCGCGCTCGGCAGCACCCTGGCCGCGGTGTGGGTGACCATGGAGCGCGAATCGGCCGAGGGCAACGCCACCTTCCACGCCCGCGTGCGCGCCGCGCCGGAGGTGCAGCAGTGCTACACCCTGGCCGGCGAGTGGGACTATCTGGTGATCCTGGCCACCACCGGCGTCGCCCACTGCCGCCAGGTGGTCGATCGGTTGTTCCTTGACGAAGGCAACGTCAAGCGCTACGACACCCACCTGGTGTTCGACGTGGTCAAGCACGGGTTGGAGCTGCCGACCCGCGATGCGCCGCGCGCGGCGCGCAAGCGGCGCGGCGGTGGGTGA
- a CDS encoding ABC transporter permease: MKYFHLIWAELMRRKTRTALTLLSIVAAFLLFGLLDGVRESFDQAGNSANGAKRLQTGSRLSFIQPLPMSLNDRIAQVQGVKQVSYANWFGGAYQDPHNQIFSFAVASNYLDLYPEIQVDKAQRKAFDETRTGVLVGAQLMQRFGWKVGQKLPLQSTIFPNSDGSKNWNFDIVGTIAAADKKTGGWYDQMVLLHWKYFDDSNPYNRGQVGWYITEVGDVNQADRVAKAIDAISANSDHESKTQTEAASAANWMKQMADIGLIVGSIMGAVFFTLVLLTGNTMAQAVRERTSELAVLKTIGFPDRSVLMLVLAESVLLLLIGGVVGVALARLMGPIVSAGSRGAINIPPISGHSWALALGLMVAIGLVVGALPAIRAMRLNIVDALAGR; this comes from the coding sequence ATGAAGTACTTCCATCTGATCTGGGCCGAGCTGATGCGGCGCAAGACCCGCACCGCGCTGACCCTGCTGTCGATCGTCGCCGCGTTCCTGCTGTTCGGCCTGCTCGACGGCGTGCGCGAGAGCTTCGACCAGGCCGGCAACAGCGCCAACGGCGCCAAGCGCCTGCAGACCGGCTCGCGGCTGTCGTTCATCCAGCCGCTGCCGATGTCGCTCAACGACCGCATCGCCCAGGTCCAGGGCGTCAAGCAGGTGTCCTACGCCAATTGGTTCGGCGGCGCCTACCAGGATCCGCACAACCAGATCTTCAGCTTCGCGGTGGCGTCGAACTACCTCGATCTGTATCCGGAGATCCAGGTCGACAAGGCCCAGCGCAAGGCCTTCGACGAAACCCGCACCGGCGTGCTGGTCGGCGCCCAGCTGATGCAGCGCTTCGGCTGGAAGGTCGGGCAGAAACTGCCGCTGCAGTCGACCATTTTCCCCAACAGCGACGGCAGCAAGAACTGGAACTTCGACATCGTCGGGACCATCGCCGCCGCCGACAAGAAGACCGGGGGCTGGTACGACCAGATGGTGCTGCTGCACTGGAAGTACTTCGACGACTCCAATCCCTACAACCGCGGCCAGGTCGGCTGGTACATCACCGAAGTCGGCGACGTGAACCAGGCCGACCGCGTGGCCAAGGCCATCGACGCGATCTCGGCCAACTCCGACCACGAGAGCAAGACCCAGACCGAGGCGGCGTCGGCGGCGAACTGGATGAAGCAGATGGCCGACATCGGCCTGATCGTCGGCTCGATCATGGGCGCGGTGTTCTTCACCCTGGTGCTGCTGACCGGCAACACCATGGCCCAGGCGGTGCGCGAGCGCACCTCCGAGCTGGCGGTGCTCAAGACGATCGGCTTTCCCGACCGCAGCGTGCTGATGCTGGTGCTGGCCGAATCGGTGCTGCTGTTGCTGATCGGCGGCGTCGTCGGCGTCGCCCTGGCGCGCTTGATGGGCCCGATCGTCAGCGCCGGCAGCCGCGGCGCGATCAACATCCCGCCGATCAGCGGCCACAGCTGGGCGCTGGCGCTGGGCCTGATGGTCGCCATCGGCCTGGTGGTCGGCGCGCTGCCGGCGATCCGGGCGATGCGCCTGAACATCGTCGACGCCCTGGCCGGGCGCTAA
- a CDS encoding nucleoside 2-deoxyribosyltransferase domain-containing protein yields the protein MTYPSVCMTLALAAAAALAVGCAGAKTKPEIAGMTQAGPTGRIDSDQAASRPPQPASAAQARADAALARPANSQLVRSPQPVPADDRLKVFLAGSIDMGGTTDWQAQLARELADEGVVLLNPRREDWNPAWKPVAEEPEFRRQVEWELTALQRADVIAMYLAPGSQAPVSLLELGLHAGSGKVLLACPDGFWRKGNVDIVAQRYGIPSYDSLPALAQAVRARLAELRQARAR from the coding sequence ATGACGTACCCGTCGGTGTGCATGACGTTGGCGCTGGCCGCCGCGGCCGCGCTCGCGGTCGGTTGCGCGGGCGCGAAGACGAAACCGGAGATCGCAGGCATGACCCAGGCGGGCCCGACCGGGCGGATCGATTCGGATCAGGCCGCTTCGCGCCCGCCGCAGCCGGCCTCGGCCGCGCAGGCGCGCGCCGACGCGGCGCTGGCGCGGCCGGCGAACTCGCAACTGGTGCGCTCGCCGCAACCGGTGCCGGCCGACGACCGGCTCAAGGTGTTCCTGGCCGGCAGCATCGACATGGGCGGCACCACCGATTGGCAGGCGCAGCTGGCGCGCGAACTGGCCGACGAAGGCGTGGTGCTGCTCAACCCGCGCCGCGAGGACTGGAACCCGGCGTGGAAGCCGGTGGCCGAGGAACCCGAGTTCCGGCGCCAGGTCGAGTGGGAACTCACCGCCCTGCAACGCGCCGACGTGATCGCGATGTACCTGGCGCCGGGCTCGCAGGCGCCGGTCAGCCTGCTCGAACTGGGCCTGCACGCGGGCTCGGGCAAGGTCCTGCTGGCCTGCCCGGACGGCTTCTGGCGCAAGGGCAACGTCGACATCGTCGCCCAGCGCTACGGCATCCCGAGCTACGACAGCCTGCCGGCGCTGGCGCAGGCGGTGCGCGCGCGGCTGGCGGAACTGCGGCAGGCGCGGGCGCGCTGA